Genomic window (Vigna unguiculata cultivar IT97K-499-35 chromosome 10, ASM411807v1, whole genome shotgun sequence):
GCTTTAAGTTGTGGAGGGCTTTGTGGAGAGCTTCAAGAAAATAGAGTTCATATAATGATTTGTGGTGTTTTTTTGTCCTTTTATATTTGTACTTTTGTCTTGTCTGATTCTCATTTGAGTATGGTTGACAGTGTTTCTGGGCTTGACTAATAGactgattatttttaataacaaacatgtttttattatcTTGAATCATTTGTGTGAAATGCTATTTCAATTGAGGATTTGGGTTTCTGAccagtattttttttaaatgtttactaaaaatattttactttgttttacACAGATAGGATTTTATTATTCCATTCTGTCTTTCATTACTTCGTTTAGATATTAGTTTTATAGTACagtatttattttgaatgttgatgtttatattatttatttgattattttaactttattatgatttttattattatgtagtGGTGGTTACCATATTAATTAGGCTGATGAAAATATGGTTTAAtttagttgaaaaatattttaagatgtaAATATACTAACTACTTTAAGAgacaatttcatcaaacactcgcaattttacaatttaacaTAACAGTTTTTAACTAAGAATTTTAAGACCTTCGTATGTTATTATTCTGTTCTGCCATTTATTTGGAATTTGTTGTTTCTGAAAGCCTCTACCTTTTGTCTTAGATAATGATAATTTACTGACTAATCCAAAATAACCTTTTCGGAACTGTGTTTCATATCAGacaatatataacatttttttttattaactagaAGGTGTATGACAAGAacactttgattattttttaatatagctAGATACTTCCAAATTGTGTTAGTGTTAGAAAAAAGTATATGGGTACCGGATGGAGTTGCCTATTTacttcatattttaattaataaagattaaatatttttttatatctaaattattataaaacaaaacaaaactatttCGTGTATGTACTTTACGAAAATCATGTAAAACATCATTTCCGGAAACATGTAGAGGTTATATTATAATGTATAATGAAACTTTGTTTGTTATATGGAAAACACTTCATATGTTTATTGATGCTTTATatgattttcataaaataaaatataaggattaagtattttataatttaatttaaggatgaaacaaaattttttataagtgataaaaaacaaataagccTCTTGCACAGCATTATATAAAAGTGCATAATACAAAATCAAGGACTAAGGACACAAAAGAACGACATGGAATATACAATACATGAATATCTCCATTTCATTAATGTGGTAATTGGGGAAATGTAATGTAGACAAATGTACAAACTCGGTCATACACAACTTTGAGGATAATGCATTTGATCCTAAGCACTTAAAAATGCTAGATAATCATCAATTATAGACATGGCAGATGATCGATATCCAGAACCAAAGAGattataatgatttaaataatgataCAGCATATAAAGGTCTCTCCTCAAAGCCTGGTTGTTTAGGTATCACCTGCAGAGATCATGCGAAATTGTTATCAgaaaattttggttttttaaaGTAGAAAATTATGAAACCAACATTTCACATGCCAACCCAAAAGCAAGAGGGTGTTTCTTTGATGTCAGAATATCAAGACAAAGCATGGCTATTGTATTCATATAGAAACTAGTTTGACTGAGAAGCAACTTTCAGATAAccataattatatgattatggCTGCCTATTTATAAAGAACCAGACACTAATTAGATACTTTCCAATAGAAACGAACaacaaaaacagaaagaaaTCAACAATGTGAGAAAATGTGGTGCAATATTATTATGAATCTTTTATACCTTAAAATAAGAATCATAGAATGAGCCTCCAAAGCCAGCACACCAAGACATACCGAATTCTGCTTCACTGTGTCCATATGCAGAATAAAACAATAGCCACAACTGTCAGCCCTTTTTTTCTCAAAGCTGATATGATTATTGTAGTCTTACATTGCATGTTTGCATTAGCCACACTATCCCCAAATTTAAAACACCTTGCTGGCACCTAATAGTTCTGGGGATGCAACTTAGTTGACCTTGCATCCAATTTCCCATCCTTAACTCAATTAGGCGAAAAtgtgtttgataaaatattaaattaggcTAAAAATTTTCACCTAGAGACATGACATTACAACTGATTTAGAAGTCTACTCTTCACCAAGTTTCaccaatttataatttattttactattttgacTGCCAATTATATTGTGAGCCACATATATCAAGTTACGATTTTCTGAATTCAAACAATACCCTCTTAGGTTTCCTTTGTGCTTTTGTGTTCCTACGGTACAAggcttttgttgttgtatttttgtGAGTTAAATTATCCCTGACACGAATTTCAACTGCTAATCTGGTTCCAAACTTTAGCTGCCATACAACACCTCTTTGAAAATGCTTGACTTACAATAACATGCAGGGTCCAATATGACAGGTTCTCCATTTTTGTTAGAGCTAATGTTTCCACTCCAGAGGTCTCCATGTAGTAAGCACGGTTCTATCTCCACGTTGGCAAACAGGCGTCCAATGCTTTTCACTAGTCTCTGTCCTGTAGAACAAGTCAAGCAACATGTATATTGTCATTTTGAGAGTTTCAATACAAACAGAACATTATATGTCAACAATACTAGTAAAGAATCAAAATTGTAATGAACAGAGATCATGAACAGATGGCAGCTTGATTTTACATAGTTTCTTATGTAATATTTCTGCCATAAATACATTTCTTACTCGAGATTTAGAttatagattaaattaattattaaatgtttagaATGAACAGAGATCATGGTATGACAGCCCACTTCTAACAACAACAATACTAGTAAAGAATCAAAACTGTAATTAACAGAGATCATCAACAAATGGCAAGTTTGAGTTACATCGCTAATAGTGCTTGATTGTACTTAGTTTCCTATGTAATATTTCTGCCATAAATAGATTTCTTACTCGAGATTTAGAttatagattaaattaattattaaatgtttagaATGAACAGATATCATGATATGTCAACAATACTAGTAAGGAATTAAAGCTGTAATGAACAGAGATCATGAACAAATGGCAAGTTTGAGTGACATAGCTAATAGTGCTTGATTGTACTTAGTTTGTTTTGTAATATTTCGATCATAAATGCATTTCTTACTCGAGATTTAGactatatattaaattaattattaaatgtttggAATGCCTTAATAATTTCTTCCCTCAAGGTACTACATTCTTACTTCCAGTTAGACTCTCAAGTACGACATTTGACATCGGTTACTCCAAGAAGAATGGGCAAAAACAGGAATTGGTCATTACAGGAAAGGTCTCAATATATATTACTATCCACAGGAAAATAAGAGCTTCATATTCTCCCTTTGTCAATGAACTTAGTGTACCTTTCATTGTATCCAATCTGTCTAAGTTCCAGTTCCATTGACTTGCTTGATTTTATGAAACTCTTTGGATAAGTTTATATATAAGCTCTTTTTaggagaaaaattgaaaattagcATCTCCATTAGCTTATGCAGGGGCTAATATGTATAAGTTCTCTAAAAAAGAAGATATAACAAGATTTGATATTGTAACTATAAGAAGAAATAGGTGGAAATATAACTATAAGAAGAATAGGTGGCTTTAAGAAGAATATTTTCTACCAACACATCACCTCTTGTTGTGACATCAGGAATGAAATGCATCCTAACATCAATATGATTTGTCCTCTCATGATACATTTGGTTTTATGCTAAGTGAATTGCGTTTTGACTATCACAAAACATCGTAACATCCTTTTGACTTATACCAAGATCACCAACAAAACCTTTAAACCATAAAGCTTCCTTCACTGCTTTTGTAGCTGCCATATATTTTTCCTCTGCAGTTGACAAGGCAATAGTGAATTGTAAAGTTGCACGTCAACTAATAGCACTACCTCAAGTGTGAAAATATACCATGTCAAGGACCTTCTATAATCAAGATAACCTGCATAATCTAAATCACAAAATCCATTAACATGTCTATTGTTTGTTCCTCTTTCATACACTAAACATCTGTTTGCTAAACCATTCAAGTATCGGAGAATCCACTTCATAGCTTGCCAACGAGCCTTTCCTGAATTAGACATATAACGACTAAACTGAGTGTAATATTTAGTCTAGTACACACCACAACATATATCAAACTCCCAACTGCATTTGAGTAAGGCACTGGAGACATGAACTCCTCATCCACTGTTACCTTGTCAACAACAAAGGCAGAATATATGGCAACTACATAAGCGGTAAGTCAAAAGGATGTTACGATGTTTTGTCAAAGCACAATCCACTTAACAAAGAACCAAATGTATCACGAGAGGACAAAGCATATTGATGTTAGGATGCATTTCATTTGTGATGTTGCAACAAGAGGTGATGTGTTGGTAGAAAAGATTTATACTTTTGATAGTCCAGCATATGTGATGAAAAAACTTCTTCCATCGTTAAAGTTCAAACATTGTTTGGACTTAGTTGGAGTTACAAATGTAACTTGACATTAGAAGTGGGTGGAGCAACATAGAGGAAATATAGAAGCTATTTGACATATGGAATTCAAGCCAAGGTGGAGATTTGTAATGTATGGATTAaatccatttatatatatagtcaATAGTTATAAACAATTCACTATTAATGGTTTGGTTGATATGAACCGTTCATAACTAGTGGCTTATGTTACTTGAATTCTAATATAAATAGACGCATAGGATTGTAACAAATCGATTCaagtagagaagagaaaaacaatCCTTAGAGAGCATTGTGAGAGATTCTTCTTAAAGCCACCTATTCTTCTTATAGTTATATTTCTACGTCAAATATGGATTTTAGCATAACAATTTATAATCTCTGCACAAACTAAACAGACTCACAAGGACAACATGTTATGTACAATTAATTAATGGGAAGATAGTAGTATCAGAACATATTGACCTTTTTCGTAAATGGTTCTGTCGCCAAACCGGTCCAATAATAACTTCAACTGGTAACCCAATCTATGCTCTCCATAAAATTGAACCCAGTCGGATGACCAGGTGTTTATTTGTGGAGTACTACAGCATAACATACATTACATTCTCAACAATCAATTAGAAGAAACAAAAGATGATAACTGATAAATGATAACAGTAACATTTACAACAAAATTGACAATTTTCATGAAGGTGCATTAAACCTGCCAATGGTGTTATCTACATCGAAACCATAGCCTTTACTGGACTTTCCAGCTTTATGCATTTCGGCAAGCTTCCTCCCTAGTTCAGACTGAGAAGCACCAAATTCCAATTAAGAAGCTTACACTTTCCTACTCAGAAGAAATTTCTAGGTTTCTCACCTGATAGCCTCTAGATGCACCAAATTGTATGAATTCCATGATGATGAAAGAACCACCAGTAGGTAGCGGTCCAAACTAGAACTCCTAGCAGCAAGTCAATTCAAGCGCGTTCCAGCATGAAATAGATAGTATATACTAAATTGTAGCTGTCACAGACAAATGTTAAGTATTCTCACCTTATACGGCTTAGGTACACAGATAGTCCCGGTTTCATACATAGCACCTAAACCAAGAGCCTCAGCTTCAAACATGGATGGTCCAATACTCCTGATATAGAGTTTCAACTTTCAACCACATAGAACTTGTCATATATAAGAAGCAAAGGAATGAAGCTTTTGCTCCAATCCAAGATGATTGAAACAACACAACAcattcaaaaccaaaattaaatcaTAAGGCAAAACTCATCAACTTAAGCACTAACCAAACAGAAGGTCCAATCCCTAATCTGCTATACCTGTTTGTTTTAACAAAGAAGGAACCAGCATCAGTATCATAGCGACTAGCGAGATTGATACAGCCACCACCAACAGGGCTAATTTTGGTTATCTTTGTAGCTTTCCCTTCTGAAAGAATCCACTCACGAACCGGATCCTCACTCATGCTCATGCTGAACTCTAGCAAATAACTATGAATTTAGAAACCACAGTTATCTTTCATCAAATTGTATACatctcaattaaattaaattaaataactcaaccaaaatacatttttttgccaaaaaaaaaaaaatcaaagagatATACAACTTTCTTCAGTTTTCATACATACACTTCTCACACTTACAATAAGAACTGTAAAAAAGACAAATTCAAAAGGGAAATCACGTGTAATAGATAAAACTGTGATTTGCCACAAATGCATAGACATTCCATAAAATTGTTTTAGGCAGTGATTGAGAATGTGTTGTAGAATAAATGAAGTTAGAATGTGTTGAAGTAACAGAGAGGACGTACTTGGTGATGATTTAGTGGTTTTGGTGAGAGAAGATGGAAAACATGGAGGAAGTGAAGTGAAGCATGTTGAAGAGAACATCACTCTCATCTCTATTCTCCTATCTACTTCCTcgttctctcttttcttctttataccACCAATCACTCGTTCTAGCCCacccaacaaaaataaaaataaaatttaaatcctctatgaattttattattttctctagaatcaataaaagtaacataaataaccaatttagatcttaaaatgtgtaatttattttttaaataaaaaaatattgatgagTCTGAAtatgtaaaaaacaaaattctagAATTACATCACAAATTCTGtgagattattttattaataataccTCACATGGTAAAAATTCTTAAACAAAAAGTCTAACACAAGGAACAacttcttagaaaaaataaataattttttttcatcaaatatcttatataggttaaaatacatGTTCTTCTCGTTTCTATaccaaaatctcaaataggtctttagaattttattagtttcaaatatattcataattttgagAATATGTAACAATTAAGTTCATTCCCTTAATATGATAGTAACACGGTCAAGTATGTATCACTACTATCTTCTCGTTGTCTagatctttttaatttttaaatatttttttttcattttaaaagaaaatgttaacACGTGTCAAAGTCACTATGGTTACATGTGTGAAATCATTGTCTCGATCTCAATTTGATtcttatattcgttattttaatttcattttagttccaatttttttttaaatatttcaatttgatCTCCTCtaaattaagaccaaatttaacttttatacaatttttattatgatgtttTTATTAACAATGACAAATAGCTACTAGTTCCAACTACTAGCTAGTAACTACTAACCCTAGCTACTAGTTACTAGAtactagctctagctactaCCTACTAGCTACTCCCTCAAGCTAGTAACTACTcactactagctactagctagtaACTACTAAccctagctactagctactagatactagctctagctactacctactagctctagctactaTCTACTAGCTACTCCCTCAAGCTAGTAGCTACTCACTACTAACTACTAGTTCTAGCTACTAGCTCTCGCTACTAGATCTAGCTGCTAGTTCTAGCGTCTAGCTACTAGTTATTAACTAATAgatactagctactagctctagctaccagatattaactaccaactACTAGCTATCAGCTACCAACTACTAGATATTTGCTACTAGTTActaactactagctactagctactatctactgattattatttactaattattaGCTCTAGTTCTAGCTACTAACTCTAATTACTTATTACTAGTTACTACTActagtaattatttattaactaCTAACTATTAGGGGTAGAGAAATAAACTTACAAACTTGGAGTATTCAATAttccataaatattttaagtttttagaattatattacttttatcgATGCTAATAAATAAAGCAATTTTAATGGTTTAGCTAAAATTtaagacaaaataattaaaatatggtttattattttttcttttacaaattacttttttattttattttttatctttatctttttgtaattattttattttttcttttactttgttatgattttatcttttctctatacctattattttatttatatctttaacTCTGGTTTAGTTAAAAtcaaagaataattaaaatatagtttattattatcttttttcttttacaaattatctttttattttattttttatctttatctttctgtaattattttattttatcttttattttgttacgattttatcttttttctgtatcttttattttagttatatctTTAActctttatcttattttactatttaaatcaaacatattCAAACACATATCCCATTATTTCCTTAAACCTTCGTTTCCATCCTCAGTATCTCTGATAATACCTTCTACAACGGCTTTCTTGCCAGTCCAAGTGTAAGCtttattacaattaattttaacatatcTTTTTAGAGGTGGTATCCAACAAACTAATCTTGTAAAATTTGAATTGCTCTCTCtgaaaaaataatgtttgtttattagtttattaataaattacaaaatataaaaatgtaaaaaatagaGTGAACATCTAATTAaacgtaaaaataaaataataataacataataataattataattataatagaagatggtttttatattaagaaaataacgAGATAAACATTCTCCAAAGACATAAAACACTCCAAATTGAGCAATAACCGTACTGGAAAAACATATACCACCGTATTGAAGGCACAATCAAGAATCACattacaaaatttactctaCTACATATTAAGTTACACTTCTAAAACAATCGAAAACTTTTTCAACCTTATTTCTTTGTTATACTCTGaaactattattattgattaaaaaaaataacatcaatcGCCATAATATGTGAATAATATGTGAAGaagataattttctttttagttcTACTAACATTACATTCATTTAGAATAAAAGAACAAAGTAAGAAATGTTATCATTATTAACATTTTAATGCCAAAGGCTAAAAGAAATTCACCTTATTGTTTGTATCAATCCACCAATGTAAATTTGGACATTCTTCACCCTTTGGGCAATTACCATTTATCCAATATTCACATGTTGTTGGTGATGATCTTTGAAAAGTCTTCCTTTCTACCTCCATACTTTATAATTGTGTTTAATTCTTTCAAAGGAGGTGTTATCAGAGATTCTGAAGGTGAATTTCTTTTTGCCTTCTCTAGTGTGTTAAGAGTTGATTCAGCCACATAGGTTGAATTATTTGCAATCAAGCTTGGAATGGAAATAGGCATATCAATGGGATATAACAACTTGATTGTTGAAAGTGATTCGTTAACATCTATACAACTTATTAATCAGCGAGTCATCCAACAAAGACATTCATTTTATGCTCTTGTCTCTTCAATAATACAAATGGGCACCTAAGTTGATTACATTTCTTGGAATCATGTATTTAGAGAAACCAATTCGGTAGCAGATGGTCTTGCCAAATATGGACTATCATTATCTTTAAGCTCACctgttattctttttaaatttgctCCGAATTTCATTCTCTTTTCTTTATGTGCGGATAAAATTGGAACAATGtattattgttaaatatattttcttctcaTATATGTTAAATGAgattatttcttaataaaaaaacatttctttgaatttttgtttcaagCCCCAAGTGAATAAATTTGTCCTAAGTCCATGTCAAACACTAACACTTTAAATGCATGACTACCCTAATAACCTCTGAACTAAACACTACCAGGCATTATCAACATTTTACAACCGAACTCAACAAATGCATAAAAAGTAGAGTTGCACAATCTGAAGTGGGTGACCATGATGCACATGACCCAAAAACAACCATAACAAAACTTATAGGTTTTAGCAACCTATATGAATTACTCAAAAGGCAGATGCAACCACAACAATTCATTC
Coding sequences:
- the LOC114165934 gene encoding protein-ribulosamine 3-kinase, chloroplastic-like isoform X3, translated to MSMSEDPVREWILSEGKATKITKISPVGGGCINLASRYDTDAGSFFVKTNRSIGPSMFEAEALGLGAMYETGTICVPKPYKFGPLPTGGSFIIMEFIQFGASRGYQSELGRKLAEMHKAGKSSKGYGFDVDNTIGSTPQINTWSSDWVQFYGEHRLGYQLKLLLDRFGDRTIYEKGQRLVKSIGRLFANVEIEPCLLHGDLWSGNISSNKNGEPVILDPACYYGHSEAEFGMSWCAGFGGSFYDSYFKVIPKQPGFEERPLYAVSLFKSL
- the LOC114165934 gene encoding protein-ribulosamine 3-kinase, chloroplastic-like isoform X1 translates to MRVMFSSTCFTSLPPCFPSSLTKTTKSSPKFSMSMSEDPVREWILSEGKATKITKISPVGGGCINLASRYDTDAGSFFVKTNRSIGPSMFEAEALGLGAMYETGTICVPKPYKFGPLPTGGSFIIMEFIQFGASRGYQSELGRKLAEMHKAGKSSKGYGFDVDNTIGSTPQINTWSSDWVQFYGEHRLGYQLKLLLDRFGDRTIYEKGQRLVKSIGRLFANVEIEPCLLHGDLWSGNISSNKNGEPVILDPACYYGHSEAEFGMSWCAGFGGSFYDSYFKVIPKQPGFEERPLYAVSLFKSL
- the LOC114165934 gene encoding protein-ribulosamine 3-kinase, chloroplastic-like isoform X2; its protein translation is MRVMFSSTCFTSLPPCFPSSLTKTTKSSPKFSMSMSEDPVREWILSEGKATKITKISPVGGGCINLASRYDTDAGSFFVKTNRSIGPSMFEAEALGLGAMYETGTICVPKPYKFGPLPTGGSFIIMEFIQFGASRGYQSELGRKLAEMHKAGKSSKGYGFDVDNTIGSTPQINTWSSDWVQFYGEHRLGYQLKLLLDRFGDRTIYEKGQRLVKSIGRLFANVEIEPCLLHGDLWSGNISSNKNGEPVILDPACYLKQNSVCLGVLALEAHSMILILR